A stretch of DNA from Acanthochromis polyacanthus isolate Apoly-LR-REF ecotype Palm Island chromosome 21, KAUST_Apoly_ChrSc, whole genome shotgun sequence:
TCAAACGACTGAATGACATAACGTTCAATCCACCCCTGAGGTGAACTCTGATCCATGCTTGGTCAAACGAAAATGGCGTTAGCCAGCACAGGGCAATCTGCTCCTGTCCCCTTTCCTCAAAACCAAGAAGCACGTTCTCGCGCTATAAGCCCCACCCCCCAGCCCCCGCCCCTCACgcgaaaacactgccagtaagattgcaacttcaatgtttgtatttttcgctttcaattcaacatttttcaatgccaaaacttactgtcacCATTATGGCTCCgcgaaaacactgccagtaagactgaaacttcaatgtttgtattttcgctttcaattcaacatttttcaatgccaaaacttactgtcagcattatggctccatAGAGGGAggattgatttgattttggcaatGCTTCTTACCTGGAGGAAGCAGGACTGGATGACTTTGTTGAtgtgggtggggtggggggttgaAACTGAGGTCAGAATCAAATAGGATGCCTAGATTTCTGACAGCGGGCTTTACAGTACATTTGTGGATAGTGGACTGAGGATGTTGGCAGTGAGGCTGTTGTGGGGATTTAGAGGGTCGAACAGTATGATTTCAGATGGGGAGTTGTCAAAGATGTTAGTATGACACATAAATGATAAAAGCTGGTTAGAAACTATATTTTCTAAAACTCTGGATAAAAATGGAAGTTTGGAGATCAGTCTAAAATTGTTAAGAACAGAGGGACCAAGATTGGGTTTCTTTAAAAGACGTTGGACCACAGCATGTTTAAAAGCAGAGGGGGAAACAACCAGTTTAAAGGGAATGTTAATAATCAATAAAATGATGGACTCAACAGTGTCAATAATCTCTTTAGGAAATGTTGTGGGAATGCTGTCGAGACTGCACAAAGTTGGTTTCATCTTATTTATGAAGTTGATTATGTGGGATAAAGAAACCGCCCTAAAAttcttgaaatatgaaaaaaatgtgctgtGTAGAAGACATCAGGTGGGGTAATCGATTGCCTGATGTCATTAACTTTGTCagtaaaaaactgcaaaaatgtctCACAGGTTTCTTGAGAGAGATTGATGAAATGACAAGAGGAGAGGGCAAGAAGACAATTTATTgttctgaataaaaatgtggtATTAGAGTAGTTTGCTAAAATCAACTTGGAAAAAAAGGCTGTTTTCTACTTGCTTTTTTAACTGCAGCTTGATACCTTTTCATAGCATCTTTCCAAACTTTATAAAGCACATATAAACCAGACTTCTTCCGTTTCCTTTCTTCTGCAGTCTCTTTTAAACTCTTGTGTGGTTTCATTAATGGTGTGGTGCCTTCTCCTGCATTTGTAACACATGCAATTTATTTAAACCTCATTCCTCATTAGCTTCCAAACCCACCAAAAGAACAGCCTGCACTGATAGTGGTAAAGGAAGAGCAGCCAGAGGTGGATAATGGAAACACTGACCAAGCAAGGACCAGTGAAAACAGTAAGTATTACAATTGGCTGCACAACAATGTATATATGTTTACATACCAATTCTGAGCCACGACAAACCATTCTTGCGTTACAAGTGGATCTTGAGTAACCATAAGTTAAGACAGCTATTGCTAAGGTACTTCCATGCTGGTCATAATTTATGCTCTTTATGTTTCGTAAATCCAGCACCACATCATACTATAAAGAACAACTTTGTTTTGAGATCAGTTAATTCAATTTGTGGATTCATCTATAGGACCAACACGATTTCTGAATTTTAGCATGTTTCCCTGCTGTCAGCAGGAAGGGAAGCAGTCACAGACACCCAGAAGAGTCCAGATTTGATTCCCAAACCCCAGCAGCCTCTGTTCACCCAGCTGTCTCTCGCTGAACGAGGACGAAGGGAAACTCACTGGAATCCACAGCTTACACCTGCACATTCAAACGCAGAAGCTGGGAAAAGCTTGGGTCAAAATGTGGCCTCCCAAAGCTTAAGTGTACTCAGGAATATGAAGTTTCACAGCTTGAGGAACTCGGCTGCTAAAAGGTTCGGCTGCTTGCAATGCGGCAAGAGCTTCAGATGCTTCAGTCAGCTTGAAATACACCAGAGaagtcacacaggtgagaagccattcCGGTGCACACTGTGTGGAAAGCGATACGCACAAAAAGGGCACCTTTATACCCATCAGCGCACGCACACTGGGGAGAAGCCGTACCGTTGTCCTATTTGTGGAAAGGGCTTTATTCAGAAATGCACCCTCGATATGCATCAGCGCACACACACTGGGGAAAAACCTTTTGTTTGCATCAAATGCGGCAAAGGTTTCACAAAGAACTGTAATCTGAAAAAACACCTTACAGTACATCTAGATCCTACACTGAACCTGTACACTAGTGAATCATGTGCACCAACATTCAGTGGGACATTCATAAATGGAACCActtaaataaccacaaaatgcAACTACTCCTGCTGTTTGAGTTCAATATTTTGTGCAAATAAAGGTCTTTGTTCCCGATTTGAGTGTTTGTCTGCTTTACCATACACGTGATCAAATATGAAGGAAATATGTGTTAATATTGTTACTGCTTGGCTCAAAACAGGGAGACAGCACCTGTGTGGTGACTAAAAAGTGGCTTTGTTTTCACCCAAAACACCCAAAACTATGCATTAACAACACCAAATACAAACTCAAAAATCATGCTGCTGGTGCTCCTGGAGAAGAGCTACTCCTGTCAGAGAGAGCTGGAATGGAATTGAGGGAGATTAGATTCAGCTGAGCAGCTTGATCCCAGGTGTGGCTCAATCAGCTGACGACCCGAGATAGAgatagagatagagagagagatagagatagagagagagagagagagagagagagagagagagattcttGTAATCTGACTTTGGAAAACCGAACAAATCGATAAATCAGTTTCTCGTTTTCAAAATTCTTGTCAATAGTACAAAGTGTCAGGAATGTAGAGATGTCAAAATTGCAGCAACTACCGGTATTAAGCAAGACACTTCTTATGAGTCAGTAGAGGATAATTCCATCCAGTATCTATACattttaatcctcattaggggggctggagtctacccCAGCTGATTTATTCTGTCACAgtcaatcacattcacacctacagacaatttagagttaccaattaacctgagtatgtttttggatagtgggaggaagctggagtcgACGTGAAACGTAtgatttgaaaaacaaaatggttTGGGCACATAAACCTCAGACTATTTTGTGTCATAATGTgttgtttgtaaataaaacatattcaattcaattcagctttattccagacactgggtccaaatacacacaccataaaaacaaggacacaacaagacagaaaaaaatacaatcaaaaacaataacccgttaaatatgacgagaaatacagggcatattggacgcgcatcgcaaggtacatttccttgaaaacgaccgattcgtggattatataccgacttcaagacatgttttggacaaaatagtttactggcttgggtcgtctggatgtccaaggttagattatggccgttttttgtggaatattttcatctgtgtgtaataatgaacccggaaatgtgagtcgcgctgtgtacgttaaagccgtgtacagagaaaggatgttgtttgtcggacaaatgtgtttatattacccgctgtggtaatcacatctgaaagtggtttatacgggcggattcatgagaatctcagctttccatcggcgtataatgtttatataatcgcgtttgcagccttcggacattctttaaattcctatgcaaattaggaaGTGTACCACTGGTGGTACActtaagtttaacgggttaaaaatgctcgagtttgcagcgcaaactaaatactcccagtcctgcttgacttctcgctctgcttttgcctccagcataagccccgcccacaaaaaacgtcacaatgtttgtaaacaaataaagggtctattatCATTACTATTAACTATAAAGATTTAATGTTGCAGTTCCTCATTTGTATCACTTGAGGGCAGTGATTCTATATGTTGTTTagtaaacagtaatttaaaATGCACTGTTATTAGTTATCAGTACTGTTATCACTGTTGTCATTTATGTTAATCACACCCTTAATTATTTGTAGCTGCTGATATTTTGATCACAATTATGTTGATACTAATTTTGTAGAAGAGtttgcagttgttgtttttttaactttacattCTTGTTTCTAAATACACTAGACTGAAATACACCAGACTAAAATATATTAGACTGATGTCGCCAGACTCAGCAACTGACGCCATGAATTAAAAATAGACAGATTGTAAGGTTGTTTACTGTATGTATTATGTGGTTTAGAGATTGATAACAGGGTCTGTTATTGAATAAATGGCTTTCTTGATGCATATACGATAATAATATAACCCTCACTTGTAGATAGAGGCTGTTATTATTCCCTCTCTTGCTCAGAAACCGGGCTCAGTTTCTACGTACTGTGCTGCATTCACGTACTCGTCGTAAACGCTGGTGGCGCGAGCATCTCGCTTACCCACAATTCCTTGCGCCTCCGCTATTTCACATATTTGATTAAAGGAGCACCGTTGCTACTCTGGGAATCGGGCCAAAATTTCGAAATATTGTACTTCCCTGACGATATGATGTGCGACACCGCAAACCGAAGTTTTCGAGCGCAGATAGCCGCGGTCCTGGACAAGCTAACAAAGGCGGCCTTGGTGGAAATAGGCAACCTGGCAGATGAATGTTCGTCCGTCCTTCACACCGAGATATCGCTGCACAAGACGGAGAATGAGGCGCTGAAGAAGAGGTGCTACTCGCTGGAGGTCCAGCTGAGAGCAGCCAGGGAGGCGCAGACCTACCCAGCGCATGTAAACAACGGAGCCAGCCGTCGGCACCCTGCAGGTAGAGATGTGGAGAGATCGTTCTCTGTGGGCTTCAACACTGGACAGCTTTTATCCAGCATAATGCAACTGTTAGTGGTCTCTCAGCTCTAATGGACAATACAACCTCAGATCAGTTATTTCTAGAAGTGAATGCTGTTTCACCATTGTTTTCCGTTAatcttgttgtgtttttattgttgattgCAATCTATAATGGGCCCAATTTAATATCTGCTTCTTCTCATTGTAATTATCAtccttttacacattttaaattttttatgcTTCATGCTGTGAGATTTAGCACATTCCCAGGCAAGCCATTTGCACATTGCTGCTCAATCTGTATAGATACAgtacaatatttttattatttcataatAGCTTTGAGGGCTGCACATTCGTTCAGTGATTAGCACTGTCGCTGGTTCgcgtcccagcctgggcctgggattttTCTGTGGGGAGTTTCCATattctctgggttctccggcttcctcccacactccaaaaacatccatcaacatttttagactgtgggaggaagctggagtacccagagaaaacccacacatgcacagggagaacgtgCAAATCCCccacagaaagaccccaggcccaggctgggacgtaaaccagggatcttctagctgcaaggcaacagtgctaaccactgagacACTGTACAgcccagtccaaaaacatgctgaggttaactggtgattctaaattctctgcaggtgtgaatatgagtgtgattgtttgtctctctgtgtagctaAGGTAGACTTTTATCTGTTCAGGGAGTCCActgccttcacccaaagtcagctgggatagactccagtctaCCGCGACCCTATTGAGGATCAAGccgtgtatagataatgaatagATAATGGCTTTCATTTGCTACAGTTTCATAGTTTGTCTTGTAACACttgcattaaaatattttaatcttcTTTAAGTGTTCTACTTGTCAGGTTACAAAAAGCATTCAGACTTCAACAGATTctggttctgattctgattcagaACAGCACCAGCTTGCCCCAGCCATCGAGGGAGTTTTTGGAAAGGACTGGTGCATGGATCTGTGGAGAGAAGAGAAACTGCCACCTCAAAGAAGAGATCCAGTGGAGACTGCTGCTATGACAAGCATGGGACCACAGGTCAGTGAATCAAATACCAGAAGGATTTAGCTTCTCTCAGTTCATTCATGTTGTCAGCTGTCTAAATGATCactctgtttttcttgtttgtaggTAATCGACTTGATGGAAAGAGAACCTGATCTCATCTTTGTCAAAGAGGAAACTTATGACGATCATCCCATTGGCCAGCAGATGAGGATCACTGATAACAGGAAAGGTAAGCgtggaataaaaacaaattgttATATTTTAAGATAGTGCAAATGTTTTCAACATATTTATTCTCATTTGACAGTTGTTGGGACGTTTGAGGAGGAGACCATGCTTCATCGTTCTCTTGATGACCTGCAGCTTCACTCAGGGGACTTAAACAACTTCCCCATGACATCTGATAGTCAAATACAACAACGCATGCAGCCATCAATTATGGACAAATTAATAGAAGATGCAACAACAAGCACATTGGTTGACAACACAAATCCTCCGTCAGCTATCGCAGAATACTCGGACTATACGAACAATATCCAAATTAATGCAACCAAAGAGCACACCATTCAGCCAAGACCTGTGAGgccaacaaaacattttgagtGTTTATTCTGTGGAAAAATCTTCAACTATTTGAGCAGTTTAAAAGTCCACATTAGACGACACTCGGGTGAGAAGCCATTCAGCTGCACCGTGTGCGGGAAGCGGTTTGCTCAGAAAACATACCTGAAATTACACCAGCGTGTGCACTCGGGGGAAAAGCCGTACAGCTGTTCGGACTGTGGCAAAAGTTTTTCCCAGAAAAGCTCTCTGAACATACATCTTCGAACGCATACTGGTGAAAAACCTTACAGCTGTGTGGATTGTGGGAAATGTTATGCATACAAGTATGGTTTAAATCACCACCAGTGTTTTCATTAACTCCTCATACCAGAAGTGCTGCAAGTACTGCTACACTACAAAGTGGCTCGACATGTACCAGTATGTCTACAGAAACCTCAAACATGgatgaaaaatacacattttaaataCTCCATGTGTATCAAagaaaagctcattttattgcCCCTGCTGTTTTAGTTCATGTAAGAAAATGTTGCGGCAGCCAAACAGCAGTAAAGAGATTGTGTCCTTTTCCCATTCGACTGTGTGAGATTCACATTGACCGATGAGGGGgttcactgccaaaatttacAATGCCCTCAGCAAGCTCTTTTGCATAAAGGCTAATAAAGAAATTGTCATAGAAGAGATGCGACACCGTTACGGATCCAAACAGTGACAAGAAACTGTCCATTTCATCCATGCATGTGTTACATGTTATACATACCTCATGTTTCAGGCTGTAAAAGGCCTGTTCCAGATAATGCCAAAATAATTACTTAAGGGAGGGTGCTCCACTGTTTGCACACATGTAGCATAAACCTTCAAAACTACCTCTTTGCAACAAAATAGAAGTAATACAACTCCCTCTGTCATTGCCCTAATAATGTCACCACTGATTTATATTTCTTGCCTCATTTCTAGAGAAAAGCGTGGAAGCcagtctctgaaaaacagaactgtaataaaaaatgttgatATGTGTTGTTCATATAATGTTCAAGTGATTTCTAGAAATTGTTCCAGCCTAAACATGGTTACTGATTAAATAATGGCTGCATCATAATTGTACAGACGCTTTGTGTTGCCAATATGAAGtcaaaccaaaatgtattctttttCTAAATCACACTTTATTTTGTACTGAACAGTCTTTTAGCCTAAACTGAGATTATCTGTACCAAGCACAAAATTTGCCTGTCGATTCCCCCTGAACAGACCACACTGACTGAGCTGAGTGAATTATCCCCATCCGACAAACCTTCTGTTGATACTTCTCTCACCTGCATGCCCTTCACAAAGTCCTGTCAGATGTGCTTTGTTCAGACTGTTCAAACTGATTATGTAAAGACTGAAAGAATGAATATAATTCTTGCAACCctgcaaaaaaattcagattaaaaaaaacaactcgtACTTTGAAATGAAAGTTCTATCAAATAAAGTTTAAGTCACAAAGTGAACATTCAtgactgtgttttattgtaaagaCAGAGTAactgaaacactgaaatgaaaatgcaaCTAACAAAAACATTCCATATTGTTTAAGCACTACACTACAGACATTACAAACATGACATTAACTATCCTTACACTAAAGTGAGAAGCAGTACACAGTGCATTCTAATGAATAAAGCTACTTGATCTTTTGACACAATCTGTCACTGACAGCTTTCAGCCATCAGGTTTTCAAGATGTGTCCCAGCAATGGGCTGGTCTCCTACAACCTCACGATTGATGTGCGACATTAAATGATGGTTGAGGTTCACCTTTTGCGTGAAAGTCTTCCCACATTTAGCACAGCGGAATGGTCTCTCGCCAGTGTGGATGCGTAGGTGACATTTCAGATTGCCTTTCTGGGTAAACCCTTTCCCACACAGGTTGCAACTGTAGGGTTTCTCTCCGGTGTGGACGACATAGTGAATCCTCAGTGCGGAGGGGTTGGCAAACGTCTTCCCGCAAAACTCACAAGAATGACTGACTCTTTCAGAGGGGACTGGAGGCACACAGCAGTGCAAGTGTAACTTGTTCCTGTAAGGAAAATGCTGCTTACAAATGCTGCAGAAGTTTGACCTGTGTGATTTCATGTGGTGTGTTAGAGTGCCCTTGTGAAAGAACGTCCTGCTACATATTTGACAAGTAAATTTGTTTGTGCTTCGACCTCTGGCAGTTCCTGCATTAAGAATATTAAAGTCTCCATGTGAATCTTTATCCAGAGCAGCGCAGCTTTCAGTGTTGTCTACTGTTGATGTTTGCTGCTCGTCATGGCTGAGCCCAACTGCAGTGCTCATTGTTGGCTCCTGCTGACTTTCTTGAACAAACTGTACATCATCATcgtcctcatcatcatcatcctcttcAATTGGAATGATGTGAGTGCTGAAGGCCTCTTCTGCGTCATTGATTGATACCAGCTGCACAGACTGTTCTTCAATACCACCTGCAGATGCAACTTGTCCTCCATCCGGATCAAATGACAGGCTACAAGAGCTGCCATCAACCGAGTAACCAAGTGACAGCTGCTCCGGTTCCTCAGCATCGTTTTCTTCATGTTCTGTTGCACAAAGGTAAAACGTCAAACACTCATAAAGAATATGACACTATCAAATCTGCACTGTGTCCTATCCCAAATCTGTTCTTCTTCCCTCCCTTACCTTGAACACTGAGTGTTTCCTGCTGGCAGCTACTAGTAGCATCCTCCATGTAATCCTCCTCTTTGATCTCAGTCACAGTAATGTGGTCAGATAGTGTTGCTACAgactacaaaaacagaaaaagtgataAGTTACAGTTTAGTACAGCAACCTTTTCAGTGACTGAGAtaattgattatttatttcagtcaatgataatgaaaaatgcaaaacctCCTCTGGTTTTAGCTTCTCAAATACAATTTCTGTTTTGGACTAATGGTTGGATAAACCTGCAGCTTAAAAACTTCATATTGGCCACTGCAAATCATGATAGGCATTTTGATGTTTCAAGACCAAATGATTTAAAGATCACTTTACTTTCATTATTAACTGATTAGtcaaaaaatatgacaatgtgacatgtgttgtgtttgcactaatatcatccatccattatctatacaccacctaatcctcatcagggtcgcgggggggcttaagtctatcccagctgagttAGGGTGAAGtgaggagacaccctggacagtctATCACATGCACATTACACCTACAGCTAATTTAGAACTATAAATTACCCTTaccatgtttttggattgtgggaggaagttggagcacccggagaaaacccacgtatgcacagagagaacatggaaactccacaGAGAAAAATCCCAAACCTGAattggggatcttctagctgtgactgtgcagcccacaCTAATATGAATACTACTTTATTATTCCCATGTGTAGTGTTTATGCATAAATTTAAcattcttttgttttgaaaatgtgtttataagCAAAATAACACAACTCTTTAAATTAGGCACAAGCAGAATTTCCTATTGTAGCAATAATTTATATAAAGgtgtatatttttatgtaattcaatcgtgattttt
This window harbors:
- the LOC110962406 gene encoding zinc finger protein 239-like: MMCDTANRSFRAQIAAVLDKLTKAALVEIGNLADECSSVLHTEISLHKTENEALKKRCYSLEVQLRAAREAQTYPAHVNNGASRRHPAEQHQLAPAIEGVFGKDWCMDLWREEKLPPQRRDPVETAAMTSMGPQVIDLMEREPDLIFVKEETYDDHPIGQQMRITDNRKVVGTFEEETMLHRSLDDLQLHSGDLNNFPMTSDSQIQQRMQPSIMDKLIEDATTSTLVDNTNPPSAIAEYSDYTNNIQINATKEHTIQPRPVRPTKHFECLFCGKIFNYLSSLKVHIRRHSGEKPFSCTVCGKRFAQKTYLKLHQRVHSGEKPYSCSDCGKSFSQKSSLNIHLRTHTGEKPYSCVDCGKCYAYKYGLNHHQCFH
- the LOC110962405 gene encoding zinc finger protein 175-like isoform X2, which gives rise to MSTVFSFQAQLVSIMDALSKTAVMEISKLVEIESKMLKIEITRGRNEIASLTEKLHLMEKLLYIAQGGRQDAGSACSVVRDTSENLSVEPDRTRPAIKSESPWESTSCSPEISGLHQGEDQVAAELPNPPKEQPALIVVKEEQPEVDNGNTDQARTSENRREAVTDTQKSPDLIPKPQQPLFTQLSLAERGRRETHWNPQLTPAHSNAEAGKSLGQNVASQSLSVLRNMKFHSLRNSAAKRFGCLQCGKSFRCFSQLEIHQRSHTGEKPFRCTLCGKRYAQKGHLYTHQRTHTGEKPYRCPICGKGFIQKCTLDMHQRTHTGEKPFVCIKCGKGFTKNCNLKKHLTVHLDPTLNLYTSESCAPTFSGTFINGTT
- the LOC110962405 gene encoding histone-lysine N-methyltransferase PRDM9-like isoform X1 — encoded protein: MSTVFSFQAQLVSIMDALSKTAVMEISKLVEIESKMLKIEITRGRNEIASLTEKLHLMEKLLYIAQGGRQDAGSACSVVRDTSENLSVEPDRTRPAIKSESPWESTSCSPEISGLHQGEDQVAAELPNPPKEQPALIVVKEEQPEVDNGNTDQARTSENTGREAVTDTQKSPDLIPKPQQPLFTQLSLAERGRRETHWNPQLTPAHSNAEAGKSLGQNVASQSLSVLRNMKFHSLRNSAAKRFGCLQCGKSFRCFSQLEIHQRSHTGEKPFRCTLCGKRYAQKGHLYTHQRTHTGEKPYRCPICGKGFIQKCTLDMHQRTHTGEKPFVCIKCGKGFTKNCNLKKHLTVHLDPTLNLYTSESCAPTFSGTFINGTT
- the LOC110962404 gene encoding zinc finger protein 473-like, with amino-acid sequence MASRVSFHTQLSSIMETMARSALSQVCKLVDEDSGELRLELSRLLIANSALEEKVNSLECELTIVRSDAPKLCKSYRSVGVQTVSHKDGEDQASEPLTIEGIFGKDWCMDLWKDRDPYSLPTFTDSPQSPDKSVATLSDHITVTEIKEEDYMEDATSSCQQETLSVQEHEENDAEEPEQLSLGYSVDGSSCSLSFDPDGGQVASAGGIEEQSVQLVSINDAEEAFSTHIIPIEEDDDDEDDDDVQFVQESQQEPTMSTAVGLSHDEQQTSTVDNTESCAALDKDSHGDFNILNAGTARGRSTNKFTCQICSRTFFHKGTLTHHMKSHRSNFCSICKQHFPYRNKLHLHCCVPPVPSERVSHSCEFCGKTFANPSALRIHYVVHTGEKPYSCNLCGKGFTQKGNLKCHLRIHTGERPFRCAKCGKTFTQKVNLNHHLMSHINREVVGDQPIAGTHLENLMAESCQ